In the Topomyia yanbarensis strain Yona2022 chromosome 3, ASM3024719v1, whole genome shotgun sequence genome, one interval contains:
- the LOC131693793 gene encoding ubiquitin carboxyl-terminal hydrolase calypso yields MPVDINRLTDGWLELESDPGLFTLLLEDFGVKGVQVEEIYDLQKNIEGPVYGFIFLFRWIEERRVRRKIVETTEIYVKDEEAVNNIFFAQQVVPNSCATHALLSVLLNCSDIDLGTTLSRLKVHTKGMCPENKGWAIGNTPELACAHNSHAMPQARRRMDRNSGVSTGRFTGEAFHFVSFVPINGHLFELDGLKPFPMDHGPWGEKEAWTDKFRRVMSERLGISTGEQDIRFNLMAVVPDRRIAITHKLKMLRTNQTIVSAALEKLLKSKQPESKSQAEIKETVDNIKKEEDSPVKLSSEYSQLLDMNEKENSSVPMSKELESLVSLNSSSDSVEIICETEIKKENPPPSPPPSFIGAGTFSPKDLLSLLKNLESEINITEQHLSDENEKRAMFKVDDCRRTHNYDEFICTFLSMLAHQGKLGELVSQHLITSRKPSMASVQNSGSRGVVRSYNKKNTTNGSSPKTPNSKRRRGRTKYRKRK; encoded by the exons ATGCCGGTGGATATTAACCGGCTAACGGACGGTTGGCTAGAACTGGAAAGTGACCCGGGTTTATTCACACTTCTGCTGGAGGATTTTGGTGTAAAGGGTGTCCAAGTGGAGGAAATATATGATCTCCAGAAAAACATCGAAGGCCCAGTATATGGATTCATTTTTCTGTTCCGCTGGATAGAGGAACGGCGCGTACGAAGGAAAATTGTGGAAACCACTGAAATCTACGTTAAAGACGAGGAAGCAGTGAACAACATATTCTTTGCCCAGCAGGTGGTACCGAACAGTTGTGCCACCCATGCATTGCTATCGGTTTTGCTGAACTGTTCCGATATCGATCTGGGAACGACTCTAAGCCGACTGAAAGTGCACACCAAAGGTATGTGTCCAGAAAACAAGGGTTGGGCGATTGGAAATACACCGGAACTTGCATGTGCTCATAATTCACATGCTATGCCGCAAGCCAGACGAAGAATGGATCGGAATTCCGGCGTAAGCACCGGGAG ATTTACCGGTGAAGCATTTCACTTTGTAAGTTTTGTACCGATCAATGGTCATTTATTTGAGCTGGATGGACTGAAGCCATTCCCTATGGACCACGGGCCGTGGGGCGAGAAAGAAGCATGGACTGACAAGTTTCGCCGGGTGATGTCCGAACGGCTTGGAATATCAACTGGCGAGCAAGATATTCGCTTTAATCTGATGGCCGTAGTTCCTGATCGGCGTATTGCCATCACGCACAAACTCAAGATGCTGCGAACTAACCAGACGATTGTTTCTGCTGCATTGGAAAAGCTACTTAAAAGTAAACAACCGGAAAGTAAATCACAGGCCGAAATTAAAGAGACTGTTGATAATATTAAGAAGGAAGAAGATTCTCCCGTTAAACTCAGTTCCGAGTATTCTCAGTTATTAGACATGAACGAGAAGGAGAACTCGTCCGTTCCTATGTCGAAGGAACTTGAATCTCTGGTATCGCTCAACAGTTCGTCCGATTCGGTGGAAATTATTTGCGAAACAGAGATCAAAAAGGAAAACCCTCCGCCATCACCTCCGCCCTCGTTTATCGGAGCGGGAACTTTTTCGCCGAAAGATTTACTCTCGTTGCTGAAAAACCTGGAATCGGAAATCAACATCACTGAGCAGCATCTGAGCGATGAAAACGAAAAGCGGGCCATGTTTAAAGTGGACGACTGTCGTCGAACACACAACTACGATGAGTTCATCTGCACCTTTCTTTCGATGCTGGCTCATCAGGGCAAGTTAGGGGAACTCGTCTCGCAGCATTTGATTACCAGTCGGAAGCCGAGTATGGCAAGTGTTCAAAACAGCGGTTCCCGGGGAGTTGTACGTAGTTACAACAAGAAGAATACCACGAACGGATCGTCGCCCAAGACGCCGAACTCGAAGCGACGTCGCGGTAGGACCAAGTACCGGAAGAGGAAGTAA